A stretch of Perognathus longimembris pacificus isolate PPM17 chromosome 1, ASM2315922v1, whole genome shotgun sequence DNA encodes these proteins:
- the Pced1b gene encoding PC-esterase domain-containing protein 1B, translating to MVQLLASEVQQLLHNKFVLVLGDSVQRAVYKDLVLLLQKDCLLSPSQLKARGELSFEQDELVAGGQWGRMHNGTHYREVRQFCSDHHLVRFYFLTRVYSEYLEDVLRELQGGEHAPDVVIMNSCLWDISRYGPHFWPSYQQNLESLFSRLDQVLPKSCLLVWNTAMPVGKKIKAGFLPRTGRPAPKTADVLAANFYSSQAARKHHFDVLDLFFHFRHFKKYLQGDGVHWNEHAHRHVSLLLLAHVADAWGVDLPERGPKAGAIHPGPGPASDPYPDPAASPPPGARDPPAGPRPPPRPRSLLQPPPSGPRPPLLPLPPHPPFLPPPGPPFPPYTHDSYFSSDHIFQSDQFYFHSDAPSAAQMDFAFDTDYAFGPPPPMPGLTPHCFRPSGPVVHRGFPRYVPQGPYRPWRGKPRRARRRPAYSESRPQ from the coding sequence ATGGTGCAATTGCTGGCCTCGGAAGTTCAGCAGCTCCTCCACAACaagtttgtgctggttctgggggaCTCCGTGCAGAGGGCCGTGTACAAGGACCTGGTGCTCCTGCTGCAGAAGGACTGCCTGCTCTCCCCCAGCCAGCTCAAGGCCCGGGGCGAGCTGAGCTTCGAACAGGACGAGCTGGTGGCCGGAGGCCAGTGGGGCCGTATGCACAACGGGACCCACTACCGCGAGGTGCGCCAGTTCTGCTCGGACCACCACCTGGTGCGCTTCTACTTCCTCACGCGTGTATACTCCGAGTACCTGGAGGATGTGCTGCGCGAGCTGCAGGGCGGCGAGCACGCGCCTGACGTGGTCATCATGAACTCCTGCCTCTGGGACATCTCCAGGTACGGGCCTCACTTCTGGCCCAGCTACCAGCAGAACCTGGAGAGCCTGTTCAGCCGCCTGGACCAGGTGCTGCCCAAGTCCTGCCTGCTGGTGTGGAATACAGCCATGCCTGTGGGTAAGAAAATCAAGGCCGGCTTCCTTCCCCGCACGGGCCGCCCAGCTCCCAAGACGGCCGACGTGCTGGCCGCCAACTTCTACAGCTCCCAGGCAGCCCGGAAGCACCATTTTGACGTGCTCGACTTATTCTTCCACTTCCGCCACTTCAAAAAGTACCTGCAGGGTGACGGTGTGCACTGGAACGAGCATGCGCACCGCCACGTCTCCCTGCTGCTGCTGGCGCACGTGGCCGATGCGTGGGGCGTGGACCTGCCGGAGCGCGGCCCCAAGGCCGGCGCCAtccacccaggcccaggcccggccAGCGACCCCTACCCCGACCCCGCCGCCTCCCCACCCCCGGGGGCCCGCGACCCGCCCGCTGGGCCtcgccctccccccaggccccgctCCCTGCTGCAGCCCCCGCCCTCCGGCCCACGCCCGCCGCTGCTTCCGCTCCCCCcgcaccctcccttccttcccccaccggGACCCCCTTTCCCGCCCTACACCCACGACTCCTACTTCTCCTCCGACCACATCTTCCAGTCGGATCAGTTCTATTTCCACTCAGACGCCCCCTCAGCCGCCCAGATGGACTTTGCCTTTGACACTGACTATGCCTTCGGCCCGCCACCGCCCATGCCCGGCCTCACCCCGCACTGCTTCCGACCGTCCGGCCCCGTGGTGCACCGAGGGTTCCCCAGGTACGTGCCTCAGGGGCCCTACCGGCCCTGGAGGGGGAAGCCCAGGCGAGCCCGTAGGCGGCCGGCCTACTCTGAATCCCGGCCGCAGTAG